GACAGGCGGGTTCAACGAGCGCCAAGACACGGGTACTGGTCTCGAAGGCCTCAGACCTGGAATACGTGATCACTTCCACGGAAAAGGAAGCGCTTCTCCTGGAATCGAGCCTCATCAAGAAACACCGCCCCCGATACAACGTGATCCTTCGCGACGATAAGAATTACCCCGCCCTGCGCATCGATCTTCGCAACCCTTTCCCCCGCATTGAAGTCGTCCGGCGTCTTCAACGGGACGGAGCCCTTTACTTCGGCCCCTACCCGTCATCCTATGCCGTCCGGGAGACGCTCAAACTGCTCAACCGGATGTTTCCCCTCCGTCAGTGCAAGGGCAAGCATCTCGTTCCACGGGAGAGACCGTGTCTGAATCACGCCATGGGGCGTTGCCTGGGGGCATGCGCCGGAAAAATCTCCCAGGAAGATTACCGGAGAATGGTCGATGAAGTCGTTCTTTTCCTGCAAGGGAAAACAGATGTGCTGCAGCAAAAGCTTCGGGAGCGGATGGAACAGGCCGCGGAAGCGCTGCAGTTCGAACAGGCCGCCTTTTACCGGGACCGTCTCCAATCCATTCATTCCATGCTCGAAAAACAAAACGTCGTTTCCGACCGGTTCATGAATCAGGACGTCATTGGAATCTACCAGGAAACAGATGGAACGGAACTGGCGGTGCTCTTCGTCCGCCAAGGAGTCATTGTCGGTCAGAAAAACTTCGACATCAAGGAACCCCAGGGAGAACCGGAAGAAATTCTCACGGCTTTCATCCAGCAGTATTATGCGGAAGGACGCTACATCCCCGACGAAATTCTGATTCCCGCCTCCATCGAAGCCGAAGAAGTGCTTGGCGAATGGCTGAGCGAACTCAGGGGAAAGCGTGTCCGCATCTGGCCGGTCAAGCGCGGAGATCGCAGGCAACTTCTGGACCTGGCAGAAAAGAATGCCCGGGAGCGATTCATCAGTCACCGGCGCATGCAGCAGCGGAATGCAGGCCTGCTGGAAAGCATGCAGCGCGTTCTCAAAACTCCCCGTATTCCTTTCCGCATGGCCTGTGTAGATATCTCCAATATTCAAGGGCGCCATGCGGTAGGGGCTATCGTCGTGTTCGACCATGGTCAACCCGACAAGAGCTCCTACAGGAGTTACCGCGTTGAAGGAAAGAACGAACCCGATGATCCGGCCATGATGGCTGAAGTGGTAGAACGGCTCTTCCGTGAAGAACCCGACCTTACGGCAAGCCTGGATCTCCTGGTTCTGGACGGGGGCAAAGGACAGTTGAACCGCATCCACCGCCTCATGCAAGATCTTGGCATGCTTGAACAGCTTCCCCTCATTTCCATCGCCAAGGAAAGAGAAGCGGACCGGGGTGAAAAAGGCCGGGGGTTTTACGAAAAGATCTATATTCCTGGGCGCAAAAACCCGCGCATCCTGTCCAGTTTTCCAGAGATTCTCCACCTGCTGCAGCGGTTGAGAGACGAATCGCACCGCTTTGCCATCTCCAACTATCAGCAGATTCATCGCCATGAACTGCTGACATCCGCCCTGGACGCCATTCCAGGAGTGGGTTCCAAACGACGGCAACTCCTGCTGCAGCAATTCGGAAGTGTGGAAAATCTTCAAAACGTGACCAGGGAGGATCTCAAAAAGATTCCGGGAATTTCCGAGGCAATAGCCGAAAAGATCCAAGAGGTTTTGGGGAATCAACTGCCTGATGGCGCATCGTGAAAAATAAAAACAAACTTCTACTCGCCATCACCGGGATCTCCTTCAGGCGATTCCTCCAGTGGCACCCGCTTCAGCAGGCGAGTGGCCAAGGTTCGGAGTTCGGGGTCGGGAAGGGACTTGGCGAGCTTTTTTTCCTCGGGTGTCAGAGTACGCGAGGGCGCTTTCTTCCTGGAAAAGGGCCGTACCCGTTTGGACTTCACTCTCTCCAACTTATTATAATTTGGGTTGAGAACGGGATTTGCTTCCGGCAATTCTCCCACCTTGATGGTTATCTTTTCCACGAGAGGTTCAGGGAATTTTTTGTTGATCTTCTCGATCAAGTCTTCCTTGAGCAGTTCCAGATGATGTTTCCAGACGGAATCATAGGCCACGACTACCAAGACCTTGTTCTTAAGGGATTTGGGCTGTGAATAGCGGGCCACCTGTTCTCCCACAAGTTCGCCCCAATCCCCCAATGGATTTGCTGAAAAGACCGGATGTTTCCGGAGCACCTGCTGCAGTAGAATCCCAATGGTAAATTCTTGATCTCGCTTTTTCAACCGACCGTCCCTGAAGAATCCTTTTCACTCTCCAACGACCGTTCCAGGCGCCGCAGTACTGCCTGCATTTCTTTGAAATGCCGCTGCAGCGTCTCCAGGATGATCAGGGTATCACTGCTTTGGAAGGGTAAGCGTGAAAGGAACTGATCGTAAATCAAGGCGTCTACATTGGAGAGATAGAGATTTTCGAGCCGCTTCATGAGGCCGGAACCCAGGGCAAAAATGACACTCAGGACAATGGCTTGGGCGAAAGGGAGGAAACCTGTGAAGGCTGGTTTGAGAATATTTTGAATTTCCTTCTGACTCGTCAGGGCGGGCTGCAGCTGAATGTAAAACAGCCAAAGAGCCTGAATCAAAGCCAGGAGAGGTAAAAACCACAGGAGCCATTGGAAAGGAGACCACGCCCCCCAGAGGATCTGCCAATCCGCCTCCGCAATGCGCCGTTCTTTTTCCACCAGATCCTCGGAAGAGAACGCACCCTGGGAATCTGCCAGCATCAAACGCACACGACGGAACGGATGAAAGATGAGTTGAAAATGAACGGGTCTTATTTTTTGCAAAAGCAGTTCGGTGGGAAAGAGAAAAGCTCGATTGGAAGATGCGCTGTCCCACACAGGGACAAAAGTTCCCACCGGCTTCTTGATGTATCTCTCGAGCAGGTTCCTCAAGAAAATCTTTCCGCCATACTGCACGAGGAGCCAGACGAATCTTCCCCCAAGAAAGATCCAGCCCACCCAGGCAATATAGATGAGGAACTTTCCCAATGGATCCACACAGAACCATGAGAGCTGAAACCAGAATCCAAGGGATGTCAATTCTCCCAGTTCCAGGCTGGAAAGTGAACTGAAGTGTTCCGGAGAGGCGATGGTGTATGAACCGGCCACGGGATAGGCAAACACCATACAAAACAGGAAAAACAAAAACCACCGGAGCCTTTGGACGGCTTCATATCTTCTGAGCCCATATTCCATCGATTTCAGATAATTCCTTCCCGCAGTCTCTTCCCCCACAAAGGGTAGAGAGAAATAAACGCAACCGGATTCAAAGCTTCAAGTCATTCTCAAATACCAAAATCAAACACAATTTTCAAACATTGTCTCCATCGCCCCTTTTCCCATATCGCTTTATATGGCAAAAAAAAAGGGGGGAGCATGATGCTTCCCCCCACCGGCAGTGAACTGCTTATTTCTTCCAAATAGGATCCTCAGGACCGTATTTCTCGGGAAGAACCGCCTTCTCTGTCCAACCTTCGGGAAGCTTGGTTCCCGGTTTCTCACCCAGCTTTTCCTTTAACTTGGGAAGGCCCGGACGGGCGAACTCCATGTGCCCCTCTTTCAGGGTCCGGCCGTTGACGACGGCTTCCGAACGGAGCCGCATGCCAGCCGTCTTCTCCATCTTCCGGCCAAGCCACAGAATGCGGTCAACGTCGTAGCCATGCTCAATGCCCAGCTCGTCGATCTGGACCAGCAGGTCTTCCGTACAGATCAGACCGACGTAGCGGGGATCGGCATAGTAGTACTCACCGGTGCCCTTGATGGGGCAGTCATCGAGGAAGTTCGCCGGCTGGCCGCCGAGGCCGCCCAGCGTCGACTCGAAGCGGCAGATGCCCGCCTGAAGGGCTGCCAGGATGGATGCGGAGGCGACGCGCTTCGTCTCGTGCAGGTGGCAAAGGTGGGCCTCGGGATTGGGCATGGCATCAAGAACCATCGAAAAGTAACGGTACACCTGGGCTGCGTTGGCTGAACCGTCGTGGTCCGCGTGCTCGATGTCGTGGGCACCGATGTCGAACCAGCGCTTCGAAAACTCAACAGCATCCTCCAGCTTCGTGGCACCGCTGATGGGGCTGCCCCAGATAGTGCTCACAGTGCCGCACATCTTCATACCTGCGTCACGGGCTTTCTTGATACACCGCTCGGCTTCCTTCCAGTAGTTGGGAAGCGTCGTACCCGAATTGGCGAAATGATGCTCTTCGTCGGTGGAAACCATCATGAGGATGCGGTCGGGACCGTACCCCTTCTGCCTCATCTCGATGGCGCGGTCAACGGCGCTCTCACGAATGGTCACGCAAGTGAGCGTCACGTCCTTGTCGATGTCGATGCCCTTTCGGGCGGCGCGCTTCCTGAACTCGTCGCTGCGCATGGCCTGCATGACCTCTTCGGCGTCCACGAACTGAGGCGTCGTCGTGACGGCACCCAGGTTCGTCACTTCCAGTTCGCGGCAGCCGGCAAGAATCAGCTCCTGACCGTAGAAAATCTTCGCCTTCGTGGAAATGAACTTCTCGAGATGCTGAAAACCGTCACGGATCGTAATGTCACCGATAGTCACCTTCTTTGGCATCCTCGGGAAAATTTTCCAATAATCATACTCTGTCTTTATTGCCATGTTGCTCCTTTCTTTCTCCGCCGGCAAAGTTTCTCCAGGATAAGAAGCAGCAGCCTCTGAATGTGTCCTGCGCTGTCCATGAGGTGACTGGCTTCAATATGTCTCGTTGTCGTATTAAGGTCCCATTGAAAATCTTCCTAAAATAGATCCTTGTCGTTTCCCTCCTATTGAAGTCTGATAAACAAGAACCAATTGGACTGAAGAGGGATCCGTCAGTCCGCTCCACTACTGCCTTGCTGAACGCCCCGGACTTGAGCCAAGTACCGGTCTTCGTAATACGCAGCCGTTTCCCCATACATTTTCGTAGGAACAGCATCCTGCCGCGACAAGGTATGCGGTTGCCGGTTCCTGTCTCGGCAGGATGCCGTTCCTACAAAGAAATGGCCACATATTTACAGTTTTCGGTACTTAGAACCTATCCAGAACCTCCCTGTGGACTTTGCGACACCCCCCTTGTCCCCCCCCCCTCGAGGAGGGAATTAAAGGGGGGTGTCCGCTGCCGAGAAATGTTTTCGGATAGGCTCTTAGAAGCGCAGATTTCCGAAAGCGGGTTCGCCTATGGGCTTGAGCAGGCTGACCTCGAAAGCCATGGCCAACCAATCCCTCACTTCCCGAAACTTGAGCACCCGGTCGTTCAGGATGCGAGCCGCGCAGTAAAACGGATGCGCCTCGCCGTCATATTTGTCCATCATCTGCTGGCGAAAGGCCTGCTTCTCACCTGCGCTCATGGGATTGCCCGCGCTCACTCTTTTGCGTTCCTCGATGGAGAGAAGCACTTCAGCGGCCGACCGCCCACTCATGACCGAGGTCCTGGAACGCATGGTATGAAAAAGAAAATGAGGACGGTAAGCACGGCCGCACATGCCATAATTGGCAGCCCCATTGTCGGGGCCGATCACCAGTTGAATCCGCGGCACCTGGGCGCAGGATACGGCGCGCACCATGTCCGCCCCGTACTTTCCGATGCCCATGTGTTCGGATTCCGATCCCACCATGTAACCGGGTGAACTTTGCAGGAAAAGCAGAGGGATTTTTTCCTGGGAACAGCGCACGATCCATTCCGTGGCCTTTCGCGCCGCTTCGGCAAAAATGATTCCCAGCCCGTTGGATGCGATGATCCCAACGGGAATACCTTTTATGCAAATTTTACCCGTCACGATATTATCACCACGCCCCGGAGCATATTGCTTTTTGTACTCCACAAAGCGGCTGTCATCGGCGATCCCTTCCAGAAAAGCTCGAACATTTATTCCCTGATGAACCTTTGCCGGAAGGTTTTCGTAAATGGATTCCACGGGCACTCGAGGCGGCACTTCCGGGTACCGGTGTATAAAAAGCCTCTGAGGCGCTTCCAGGGAAAGAATATCCCGCACACGCTCGATGGCCTCGTCCTGGCTCCGGCAAAAATGATCCGCTCCACCGGAAATGGTCGTATGAACCCTTGCTCCACCGAGATCTTCCGCTGAAATGACTTCGCCGGTTGCAGCCTTGACAAGCGGCGGGCCCCCCAGGAAGGAGTAGGACATCTTATCGATCATCACAGACTGGCAGGCCATGAAAACGATATACGCCCCGCCGGCGGTGTTTCCCCCCGTGCTCAGAGTGATCTGCTTCAACCCCATGGCCGACATACGGGCCATGTTATAAAACATGGAACCGAAATGCTGATCGTCCGGAAAGACATCCGCCTGCATGGGAAGATAGGCCCCTCCCGAATCGGCAATGTAGACGCAATTGAGCCCGCATCTTTCTGCAATGGCCTGGGCTCGCATGTGTTTTTTGAGAGTAATGGGAAAATAGGTGCCGGCTTTCACCCGGCTGTCATTGGCAACGATCATGGTCCAGTTGCCGTGGATTTTTCCAATGCCCGTCACGATGCCCCCGCAGGGAACATCCTCCACATCGGGGTAAAACATTCCGAAGCCGGCCAGACGGCTCAGTTCGAAAAATTCCGTGTCGGGGTCCGTCAGCTTCTTGATGAGGTCCCGAGCTGTCTGTTTGCCCTGTTTTGCCAGGCGTTGAACGGCCCGGTCTCCACCCGGCCACATGGCCTCGTGAGCACGTGCGTCCAGTTGAAGCTCTTCATTTTCCCAAAAAGCCAGGTTTTCTTTCTTTATTTCCGTTAAGTCCGCCATCTTGCATCCTCATTTTCGGGCGATGAATGTCAAGCACCGGAATTCCTGCCTTGCCGCCCCTGGCTCGGGGCTCCATCCCACGGCCCTTCATCCCGGCACTGTGCTCTATCTGCCTTTGTAAATGGGCTTGCGTTTCTCACGAAAAGCGGTCAACCCTTCCAACCGGTCTTCCGTTGGAATGGTGACCCAGTAAGCATTGGATTCAATGGCAAGTCCCGTATGGAGGTCGCTTTCCAGACCATAGTTGATGGCATACTTGGCTTGCTGGATGGCTATGGGGCCGGTCTCACAGATCATGGCCGCCATGGCGAGGCATTCGTCAAGGAGGGCTTCCGGGGAACAAATCTTGTTCACCAAACCGATCTGGAGTGCTTCCTCTGCCCCCACACGACGGCCGGTAAAAATCAGTTCCTTTGCTTTTCCCCGGCCTACGAGGCGAGGCAGTCGCTGAGTCCCTCCCGCACCTGGAATGATGGCGAGTCGGGTTTCCGTGAGGCCCATGGTCGCATTGAGGGAGGCCAGACGCATGTCGCAGGCCAGAGCCAGTTCGGTCCCCCCTCCCAGGGCAATGCCGTTGACGGCCGCAATGACCGGTTTATTCAAGAATTCAATGAAAGTAAAAAGATTGCGAATCGTAAAAATGAATTCTTTTACCTGCTGTTCACTGAGGGTAGCTCTTTCTTTCAGATCAGCCCCTGCGCAAAAGGCTTTTTCCCCGGCCCCCGTGATGATCACAACCCGTACTTCAGGGTCGAAATGTAATGCCTCCACACGTTCTTTGAGGGATCGAAGCATCCCGAAGCTCAGGGAATTCATCACCTCGGGGCGATTGAGAGTGAGCACGGCCACCTGATCTTTTCGTTCTTCAAGGACCAGTTGTTGTTCCATAACTCCTCCGATGAGTATGAGATCGGTGGTGAAGGTTACAGTGGACAGGAAGAAGCTTCGCTGTGGCTCAATCGTCCGTTCTCCTGGACCGGCCGTGACGCGGATGCATACTCCTTTTCACGTGCATCTGCCTGCCCACTGTCTATCATTCGAATTTATCGCTGGGATTTTCGGGCGAATTCTTCGCGGGTCAATTCACGGGCAATGATCATGCGCCGTATTTCACTCGTACCGGCGCCGATTTCATACAGTTTGGCGTCACGCCACAGTTTTTGAACGGGGAATTCCAGGCAATACCCATAGCCGCCATGGATCTGGATCGCCTGATCGCACACCCAGGTCGCCGTCTCTGCGGCAAAGAGAATGGCGGAAGCCGCAAACCGGGTCAGTTCGGTGCCCTTCCCACCCCGGGGGGCCGTTTGAGCCGCTTCCGCCGCCCGATAGACCAGAAGGCGGGCAGCTTCCGTACGGGAGTACATATCGGCAAGCTTTTGCTGGATCATCTGGAAGTTTGCAATGGGCTGCCCGAACTGCTCGCGGTCCACGGCATAGCGGACGGAATAGTCCAGGGCCTGCTGCGCCATTCCCACGGACCCACCCGCCAAAACGATGCGTTCGATATCGAGCCCGCTGGTTACCACATTGACTCCCATGTTTTCCTGGCCCACAAGGTTTTCTGCGGGAACTTCACAATCTTCAAAAACCAGTTCCGCGGTGGGAGACCCGCGCATGCCGCACTTTTTGAGCTTCCTGGAGACGGAAAAACCGGGAAAAGTTTTCTCCACGATGAATGCGCTGATCCCCTTGGCGCCCTTCTCGGGATCGGTTTTGGCATAGACCAGCAGAGTGTCGGCAATGGTTCCGTTGGTGATGAAAATCTTGCTGCCGTTCAATATATACTTGTCGCCTTTTTTGACGGCACGGGTCCTGAGCCCCATGGCATCCGATCCCGCATTGGGTTCGGTGAGTCCCAAAGCGCCCACTTTTTCGCCCGCAACGAGGGGGGGCAGGTATTTTTCCTTCAATGCATCGTTGGCGTTCTTGTAAATATTGTTGGCACAGAGGTTGGAATGAGCTCCGTAGGACATGGCCAACGCGGGACAAATGCGGCTCATCTCTTCTATGGCCAGGGTCTGCATGAGCACATCGCCACCCAGCCCCCCGTATTTTTCATCGATGGTAATTCCCAGGATGCCGATTTCAGCGCATTTTTTGAAAAAGTCAGGCGGGAACCAGTCTTCATCGTCAATCTTTTCCTGCAGGGGCCCCAGCTCGTTCACAGCCCACTTGTATACCGTTTCCTTGATCATGCGTTGTTCATCAGTCAGCTGAAAATCCATCCGAATCCTCCCTTTAGCGTTGGACCTCTCAAAAGCGCATTTTCTGCCCATAGACGCGCGTTTTCTGGAAAGTGTTATCACTCCAGCCCAAAAAGATAGTTTTGTTAATATCAAATTTTGTGAAGAAATCAAAAACTAAAATGAGCAGATTTGAAAAGCCGGTCACAAAATAGTCATTGAAAACGTTCGCCCGACAGAACAGAAAGCGCATCAACAAAAGGTTGGAGAGGTTGTGGGAATGCAGAAACACTATGGCATCCATTCCCATGTTTGGAGCACGGGAACAAAGATCGATTCGGCTTTTCGGGAAATGTCCGTGTATGACAAATCTTGGATGCCGAGTCAAATAGGGCTTGAATAGTGGGTAAAAACAAAGTATTCATTTTTCATACTTCTAAAAAAGATTGGATTGTAAGTCTCTTCAAAAAACATTTGTTAAAGCCGTGGGCGAGCCCGTTTCCATGTACGCCCAAAGTTTTTTCTATATCGCTGAAATTGAAGGAAATGAGGCGTCTGAAAATATGGATCGATCGGTTGGAATTTCATTGAATTTTGCATCCGACTCCCATGGCCCGGAAAGTCGCAACGAAGCACGAAAACGAGTGAATGGCTGAATCGGGCAGCCCATTCGCTAATTCCTTGATTTCCCAGATAAAAGACAACAAGCCTGTTGAATGGGGCTTTTTGCCAGCCACACAATTTTTTTACTTCCATCCGGATCGACAGATGAAATCAGGCATTTTCCTAATCCCTATCAGTTCAAGAGGCAAAAATCAGGCACGGCTTTCATTGGAATCTCCGCCCGACATCAGGCTCGAATAGGTCGGTTTTGCCAGCTATCCTTTTTTGCGCACCAATACGCTTTACATGGCCTGCATTTTGTGCAAAGGACTGACAAACATTGTCCGGAAAAAGTTGGGAAGACCATGGTCCTGGATTGTTGGGAGGAAAATCGAAAGGGGTATGAGGTGAACAGGAAAGAGGAGATTGAATGATGTTGAGGTTCTCGAAAGTTTGGTTGGTATTGCTGGGAATGGGGCTTTTTTTTCTTGCAGGCGCTGGATGCGTTATGGCCGGCGCTGCTCCCGCCTCGATACCGGACGAGATTCCGGTCAACGTTATCGACGATAAGCCGGTCCTGGTGCCCGACGAGATCGTGGTGAAGTTCAAGGAGGGTGTGGAAGAGACGACCAAGACGACTATCATTAAGACTTTCGGGCTCAAGAAACTGCGCGAGAGCCGTAAGCCTGGAAAATTTACGGTCTTTCGTCATGCCAATCCCAAAGCTGTGCTCGCAAAACTCAGGAAAAAGGGCGCCGTGGAATTCGCCGAACAGAATGCCTACGCGTATGCGTTCGGAGTCCCCAACGACACCTATTACAAGTACCAGTGGCACATGAAGCGCATTGGCATGGAGGATGCCTGGGATCTTTCCACCGGAGAGGGCGCCATCGTAGCGGTGGTGGATACCGGGGTAAGGCAGAACCTGACAGACCTCGACCAGACCAAATTCACTGCCGGTTATGATTTCGTGAACAACGACACAGATCCCACGGATGATAACGGACATGGCTCCCACGTGACGGGCACCATCGCGCAATCCACCAACAATACAAAAGGGGTATGCGGCATAGCCTACAACGCGACCATCATGCCGGTCAAAGTCCTCAATGCATACGGTTCGGGGACCTATACGCAGATTGTCGACGGCATCAATTGGGCGGTGGAACATGGGGCCAACATCATCAATCTCAGTCTGGGCGGTTCCTCGCCTTCAACCTTACTGGAACAGGCCATCAATAACGCCTGGCAAAAAGGCGTGTTGGTCGTCTGTGCGGCAGGGAATTCGAGCACGAGCGCACCTAGTTATCCCGCCGCCTACGAGAATGCCGTTTCCGTGGTCGCCACTGCGGGAAACGACACGCTTGCGTCCTACTCCAATTACGGCAGCACCGTTGACATCGCCGCGCCCGGCGGAGACTATGGCGATTACAATGGAGACGGTTATAGCGACAGAATTCTTCAGAACACATTTTCCGGAACC
This region of Desulforhabdus amnigena genomic DNA includes:
- a CDS encoding enoyl-CoA hydratase, yielding MEQQLVLEERKDQVAVLTLNRPEVMNSLSFGMLRSLKERVEALHFDPEVRVVIITGAGEKAFCAGADLKERATLSEQQVKEFIFTIRNLFTFIEFLNKPVIAAVNGIALGGGTELALACDMRLASLNATMGLTETRLAIIPGAGGTQRLPRLVGRGKAKELIFTGRRVGAEEALQIGLVNKICSPEALLDECLAMAAMICETGPIAIQQAKYAINYGLESDLHTGLAIESNAYWVTIPTEDRLEGLTAFREKRKPIYKGR
- a CDS encoding DUF721 domain-containing protein, whose translation is MKKRDQEFTIGILLQQVLRKHPVFSANPLGDWGELVGEQVARYSQPKSLKNKVLVVVAYDSVWKHHLELLKEDLIEKINKKFPEPLVEKITIKVGELPEANPVLNPNYNKLERVKSKRVRPFSRKKAPSRTLTPEEKKLAKSLPDPELRTLATRLLKRVPLEESPEGDPGDGE
- the uvrC gene encoding excinuclease ABC subunit UvrC — encoded protein: MVSEESAPTQEINISSHEDSPETAKEAPHPLALKTTVFPHLPGVYLFKDTDGTVLYVGKARDLRKRVVSYFRQAGSTSAKTRVLVSKASDLEYVITSTEKEALLLESSLIKKHRPRYNVILRDDKNYPALRIDLRNPFPRIEVVRRLQRDGALYFGPYPSSYAVRETLKLLNRMFPLRQCKGKHLVPRERPCLNHAMGRCLGACAGKISQEDYRRMVDEVVLFLQGKTDVLQQKLRERMEQAAEALQFEQAAFYRDRLQSIHSMLEKQNVVSDRFMNQDVIGIYQETDGTELAVLFVRQGVIVGQKNFDIKEPQGEPEEILTAFIQQYYAEGRYIPDEILIPASIEAEEVLGEWLSELRGKRVRIWPVKRGDRRQLLDLAEKNARERFISHRRMQQRNAGLLESMQRVLKTPRIPFRMACVDISNIQGRHAVGAIVVFDHGQPDKSSYRSYRVEGKNEPDDPAMMAEVVERLFREEPDLTASLDLLVLDGGKGQLNRIHRLMQDLGMLEQLPLISIAKEREADRGEKGRGFYEKIYIPGRKNPRILSSFPEILHLLQRLRDESHRFAISNYQQIHRHELLTSALDAIPGVGSKRRQLLLQQFGSVENLQNVTREDLKKIPGISEAIAEKIQEVLGNQLPDGAS
- a CDS encoding acyl-CoA carboxylase subunit beta, translating into MADLTEIKKENLAFWENEELQLDARAHEAMWPGGDRAVQRLAKQGKQTARDLIKKLTDPDTEFFELSRLAGFGMFYPDVEDVPCGGIVTGIGKIHGNWTMIVANDSRVKAGTYFPITLKKHMRAQAIAERCGLNCVYIADSGGAYLPMQADVFPDDQHFGSMFYNMARMSAMGLKQITLSTGGNTAGGAYIVFMACQSVMIDKMSYSFLGGPPLVKAATGEVISAEDLGGARVHTTISGGADHFCRSQDEAIERVRDILSLEAPQRLFIHRYPEVPPRVPVESIYENLPAKVHQGINVRAFLEGIADDSRFVEYKKQYAPGRGDNIVTGKICIKGIPVGIIASNGLGIIFAEAARKATEWIVRCSQEKIPLLFLQSSPGYMVGSESEHMGIGKYGADMVRAVSCAQVPRIQLVIGPDNGAANYGMCGRAYRPHFLFHTMRSRTSVMSGRSAAEVLLSIEERKRVSAGNPMSAGEKQAFRQQMMDKYDGEAHPFYCAARILNDRVLKFREVRDWLAMAFEVSLLKPIGEPAFGNLRF
- a CDS encoding acyl-CoA dehydrogenase family protein, with translation MDFQLTDEQRMIKETVYKWAVNELGPLQEKIDDEDWFPPDFFKKCAEIGILGITIDEKYGGLGGDVLMQTLAIEEMSRICPALAMSYGAHSNLCANNIYKNANDALKEKYLPPLVAGEKVGALGLTEPNAGSDAMGLRTRAVKKGDKYILNGSKIFITNGTIADTLLVYAKTDPEKGAKGISAFIVEKTFPGFSVSRKLKKCGMRGSPTAELVFEDCEVPAENLVGQENMGVNVVTSGLDIERIVLAGGSVGMAQQALDYSVRYAVDREQFGQPIANFQMIQQKLADMYSRTEAARLLVYRAAEAAQTAPRGGKGTELTRFAASAILFAAETATWVCDQAIQIHGGYGYCLEFPVQKLWRDAKLYEIGAGTSEIRRMIIARELTREEFARKSQR